From the Lathyrus oleraceus cultivar Zhongwan6 chromosome 4, CAAS_Psat_ZW6_1.0, whole genome shotgun sequence genome, one window contains:
- the LOC127137720 gene encoding uncharacterized protein LOC127137720: MLLEAPGRMPNYAKFMKDIISKRRDIDTNLIILAETGSAILKGMKIPMKKKDQGAVTIPCTIGERSFKKALIDLGESVSLMPLSIYKKLGIGVVQDTMMTLQFTDHLVKKPYGIVEDVLVKIDKFVFPVDFVILEMPEDEDISLILGRPFLETRRCLINIEEGTMTLKVYDEELKIVV, translated from the coding sequence ATGCTTTTGGAAGCACCTGGACGAATGCCTAattatgccaagttcatgaaggacatcaTTTCTAAGAGGCGTGACATCGACACTAACCTGATTATTCTAGCCGAAACTGGTAGTGCTATTTTGAAGGGTATGAAGATCCCAATGAAGAAGAAAGATCAAGGAGCGGtcactattccttgtaccattggAGAGCGGTCATTCAAAAAGGCTCTTATTGACCTAGGAGAAAGTGTGAGTCTCATGccgttatccatttacaagaagcTTGGTATAGGGGTTGTGCAAGATACCATGATGACACTCCAATTCACCGATCATTTGGTCAAGAAACCCTATGGTATTGTTGAAGATGTTTTGGtgaaaattgacaagtttgtatTCCCGGTGGATTTCGTGATTCTAGAAATGCCTGAAGATGAAGACATCTCTCTCATTCTTGGGAGACCCTTTTTAGAGACGCGAAGATGCTTGATCAACATAGAAGAAGGGACTATGACGTTGAAGGTTTATGATGAGGAATTAAAGATTGTTGTTTGA